In Prunus dulcis chromosome 2, ALMONDv2, whole genome shotgun sequence, a single genomic region encodes these proteins:
- the LOC117619216 gene encoding putative acyl-activating enzyme 19 isoform X3: MTRNDALNLKPQMISAHKNTHCCISREFSAAAANNANKIAVVHASGGALLSPQLRSRTSITEDAAPALVRQLLYDGDHSFTYSHLISAVGSLTSQLLSTPRLPCHYNKPSRRIFGLYMPPSAEYIVSVLSVLRCGEAFLPLDPSWPKQRLLSVISSANVDLIIACRTPFGFESDSNWLPEACGGRVLWFSMEEHKNGGIDWDWACKCESVKERPCWCYLMYTSGSTGKPKGVCGTEQGLLNRFLWMQELYPLFGDEILLFKTGISFVDHLQEFLSAILTGCTLVIPPFNHLKRNVFSLVDFLQAYFVNRLTAVPSLMRAILPSLQGRDDEKLPRSLDLLVLSGEVLPLSLWDMLSKMLPRTAILNLYGSTEVSGDCTYFDCKRLPLILAADPLTTVPIGMPIFNCDVVLIGGDDVSNEGEIYVAGVCNSSGYYSDSMVTPLDTVRLSQDSVCCSSVNGHKSQYYFRTGDFAKQLRSGDLVFLGRKDRTIKLNGQRIALEEIEDTVRGHSEVIDAAVIFHKVQGELMLLVAFIILREGIPKEIFGATIKSWMADKLPLAMIPGHIVVTESFPVSSSGKINYELLADSVFLAKHVEDGLGDVGSSNLLQLVKTAFRDVLSVEEISDDDDFFTMGGNSIAAAHLSNNIGVDMRLIYCFPSPSMLCTALLERKESLNINVSRDAKSKMNLEGGKPSFFHVHSDTPATVNFDEQRRLLRTLSGRSEDNAIISKRLKLDSNINVAGDSSPANGYPWNSVAICASCSFSRCNKVVYEGGSVVKDIYQATCSVTVPKSRNVPMQESWKVYMGLCVDASPIIVHKGQDIYLFIGSHSHKFMCVNARSGSVQWEIKLEGRVECSAAILSDFTQVVVGCYRGKIYFLDFLNGNICWTFQTSGEVKSQPVIDSQRQLIWCGSYDHNLYALDYKNHCCVYQLPCGGSIYGSPAIDEAFPFSILWLHGLEAPVFGSLAINSLNGNSMCSSFDCLVICCLVDGHVLALDTSGSVIWRYRTAGPIFAGACMSSALPFQALICSRDGSIYSLELETGDLLWQYNVKDPITSSAYVDEHLSLVSDRSNLPDRLVCICSSSGSVYLLRVNSGVAKVANEPIDVEEFSRLDLAGDVFSSPVMIGGRIFVGCRDDYIHCITVKA; encoded by the exons ATGACGAGAAATGATGCACTAAATCTGAAACCCCAAATGATAAGCGCACATAAAAACACCCATTGCTGCATTTCCCGCGAGTTCTCCGCAGCAGCGGCCAACAACGCCAACAAAATCGCCGTTGTGCATGCCTCCGGTGGGGCCCTCCTTTCCCCACAACTCCGTTCCCGCACCTCCATCACAGAGGATGCTGCTCCTGCTCTCGTCCGGCAGCTCCTCTATGACGGCGACCACTCCTTCACCTACTCCCATCTCATCTCAGCCGTCGGTTCACTCACCTCCCAGCTCCTCTCCACCCCTCGACTTCCCTGTCATTACAACAAGCCCAGCCGGAGAATCTTCGGCTTATACATGCCGCCCTCGGCGGAGTACATAGTGTCCGTGCTTTCAGTTTTGAGGTGCGGAGAGGCCTTTCTGCCTCTGGACCCTTCGTGGCCCAAACAAAGGCTACTTTCAGTAATTTCATCGGCCAATGTCGACCTCATCATCGCCTGCAGGACGCCGTTCGGGTTCGAATCCGACTCGAATTGGCTACCCGAGGCCTGCGGTGGTCGCGTTTTGTGGTTCTCAATGGAAGAGCATAAAAATGGAGGAATCGATTGGGATTGGGCGTGCAAATGTGAGAGTGTGAAGGAGAGGCCGTGCTGGTGTTATTTGATGTACACTTCGGGTTCGACTGGGAAGCCGAAAGGTGTGTGTGGAACTGAGCAAGGTCTTTTGAATCGGTTTCTATGGATGCAAGAGTTGTATCCACTGTTTGGAGACGAGATTTTGTTGTTCAAGACAGGGATAAGCTTCGTTGATCACCTGCAAGAGTTTCTTAGCGCTATTCTCACTGGTTGTACTTTGGTTATACCTCCTTTCAATCACCTTAAGCGCAATGTGTTTTCGCTTGTCGATTTTCTACAG GCTTACTTTGTCAATAGACTTACTGCTGTTCCATCACTTATGAGAGCAATCCTTCCTTCCTTACAAGGTCGAGATGATGAGAAGCTTCCAAGGTCGTTGGATTTGTTAGTGTTAAGCGGCGAAGTTTTGCCTTTATCCTTATGGGATATGCTCTCCAAGATGTTACCGAGGACCgcaattttgaatttgtatGGGAGTACTGAG GTGTCTGGTGATTGTACATATTTTGATTGCAAGAGATTGCCATTGATTTTGGCGGCAGACCCACTAACAACTGTTCCAATTGGTATGCCTATTTTTAATTGTGATGTCGTACTTATTGGTGGTGATGATGTATCCAATGAGGGAGAAATTTATGTCGCTGGTGTATGCAATTCTTCTGGATACTATTCTGATTCTATGGTTACTCCTCTGGACACTGTAAGGTTGTCTCAAGATTCTGTTTGTTGCAGTTCTGTAAATGGACATAAAAGTCAATATTATTTTCGGACGGGTGATTTTGCTAAACAGCTTCGTAGCGGTGACTTGGTTTTCTTAGGTAGAAAAGACCGTACAATTAAGCTCAATGGGCAGCGTATTGCTTTAGAGGAAATTGAAGATACAGTGAGGGGACATTCAGAGGTAATTGATGCTGCTGTAATTTTTCATAAAGTTCAAGGGGAACTCATGCTACTCGTGGCATTTATAATATTAAGAGAGGGAATACCCAAGGAAATATTCGGAGCTACCATCAAAAGTTGGATGGCTGACAAACTTCCATTAGCAATGATTCCTGGCCACATTGTTGTTACTGAATCATTTCCAGTATCTTCTAGTGGAAAAATTAACTATGAGTTGTTGGCAGACTCAGTATTTCTTGCAAAGCATGTCGAAGATGGGCTTGGTGACGTTGGGAGCAGCAACCTACTGCAACTAGTAAAAACG GCCTTTAGAGATGTTTTAAGTGTTGAAGAGAtttctgatgatgatgatttctTTACTATGGGTGGAAATTCTATTGCTGCTGCACATCTTTCTAATAATATAGGAGTTGATATGCGATTGATATATTGCTTTCCAAGTCCATCCATGCTTTGTACTGCTCTTTTAGAGAGAAAAGAATCATTGAATATAAATGTCAGTAGAGATGCTAAATCAAAGATGAATCTGGAAGGGGGTAAACCAAGTTTTTTTCATGTTCACTCTGACACTCCTGCTACAGTAAATTTTGATGAGCAGAGGAGATTACTAAGAACTCTTTCTGGAAGAAGTGAAGATAATGCAATTATCTCTAAACGCTTGAAACTGGATTCAAACATAAATGTTGCTGGTGATAGTAGTCCAGCAAATGGGTATCCATGGAATTCTGTGGCAATATGTGCGTCTTGTTCTTTTAGCCGGTGCAACAAAGTTGTGTATGAAGGTGGGTCCGTGGTGAAAGATATTTATCAAGCAACCTGTTCTGTGACGGTCCCGAAAAGTAGAAATGTTCCTATGCAAGAATCATGGAAAGTTTACATGGGATTATGTGTTGATGCATCGCCAATTATTGTTCATAAAGGCCAGGATATCTACTTATTTATTGGATCGCACTCACATAAATTTATGTGTGTTAATGCCAGAAG TGGTTCTGTCCAGTGGGAGATAAAACTAGAAGGACGTGTGGAATGCTCAGCAGCAATTCTTAGTGACTTCACACAG GTTGTAGTTGGATGCTACAGAGGGAAAATATACTTCCTTGATTTTTTGAACGGTAACATCTGTTGGACTTTTCAAACATCTGGTGAG GTAAAGTCACAGCCCGTCATAGACAGTCAGAGACAATTGATCTG GTGTGGATCATATGACCATAACTTGTATGCTCTAGATTACAAAAACCATTGCTGTGTATATCAGCTTCCATGTGGTGGGAGTATCTATGGGTCACCTGCAATTGATGAG GCATTCCCATTTTCTATTCTGTGGCTGCATGGGCTAGAAGCGCCAGTGTTTGGTTCTCTTGCCATCAATTCTCTGAATGGAAATAGTATGTGCAGTTCATTTGACTGTTTG GTTATATGTTGCTTAGTGGACGGTCATGTTCTCGCATTGGATACAAGTGGATCTGTTATTTGGAGG TATAGAACTGCTGGGCCTATATTTGCTGGAGCCTGCATGTCTTCTGCTCTTCCTTTTCAG GCACTCATATGCTCTCGAGATGGAAGCATCTACTCACTTGAACTG GAAACGGGAGATTTACTCTGGCAATACAATGTTAAGGATCCAATTACTTCATCCGCTTATGTGGATGAGCACTTAAGCTTGGTATCTGATCGATCTAACTTGCCAGACAG gtTGGTTTGTATCTGTTCCAGCTCAGGAAGTGTATATTTGCTTCGGGTTAACTCCGGAGTCGCCAAAGTGGCAAATGAACCGATAGATGTTGAGGAATTTTCCAGACTGGACCTCGCAGGAGATGTATTTTCTTCACCTGTAATGATTGGTGGCAGAATTTTTGTTGGTTGTAGGGATGATTATATACACTGCATTACTGTGAAGGCCTAG
- the LOC117619216 gene encoding putative acyl-activating enzyme 19 isoform X1 codes for MTRNDALNLKPQMISAHKNTHCCISREFSAAAANNANKIAVVHASGGALLSPQLRSRTSITEDAAPALVRQLLYDGDHSFTYSHLISAVGSLTSQLLSTPRLPCHYNKPSRRIFGLYMPPSAEYIVSVLSVLRCGEAFLPLDPSWPKQRLLSVISSANVDLIIACRTPFGFESDSNWLPEACGGRVLWFSMEEHKNGGIDWDWACKCESVKERPCWCYLMYTSGSTGKPKGVCGTEQGLLNRFLWMQELYPLFGDEILLFKTGISFVDHLQEFLSAILTGCTLVIPPFNHLKRNVFSLVDFLQAYFVNRLTAVPSLMRAILPSLQGRDDEKLPRSLDLLVLSGEVLPLSLWDMLSKMLPRTAILNLYGSTEVSGDCTYFDCKRLPLILAADPLTTVPIGMPIFNCDVVLIGGDDVSNEGEIYVAGVCNSSGYYSDSMVTPLDTVRLSQDSVCCSSVNGHKSQYYFRTGDFAKQLRSGDLVFLGRKDRTIKLNGQRIALEEIEDTVRGHSEVIDAAVIFHKVQGELMLLVAFIILREGIPKEIFGATIKSWMADKLPLAMIPGHIVVTESFPVSSSGKINYELLADSVFLAKHVEDGLGDVGSSNLLQLVKTAFRDVLSVEEISDDDDFFTMGGNSIAAAHLSNNIGVDMRLIYCFPSPSMLCTALLERKESLNINVSRDAKSKMNLEGGKPSFFHVHSDTPATVNFDEQRRLLRTLSGRSEDNAIISKRLKLDSNINVAGDSSPANGYPWNSVAICASCSFSRCNKVVYEGGSVVKDIYQATCSVTVPKSRNVPMQESWKVYMGLCVDASPIIVHKGQDIYLFIGSHSHKFMCVNARSGSVQWEIKLEGRVECSAAILSDFTQVVVGCYRGKIYFLDFLNGNICWTFQTSGEVKSQPVIDSQRQLIWCGSYDHNLYALDYKNHCCVYQLPCGGSIYGSPAIDEMNNILYVASTSGQMTAISIAAFPFSILWLHGLEAPVFGSLAINSLNGNSMCSSFDCLVICCLVDGHVLALDTSGSVIWRYRTAGPIFAGACMSSALPFQALICSRDGSIYSLELETGDLLWQYNVKDPITSSAYVDEHLSLVSDRSNLPDRLVCICSSSGSVYLLRVNSGVAKVANEPIDVEEFSRLDLAGDVFSSPVMIGGRIFVGCRDDYIHCITVKA; via the exons ATGACGAGAAATGATGCACTAAATCTGAAACCCCAAATGATAAGCGCACATAAAAACACCCATTGCTGCATTTCCCGCGAGTTCTCCGCAGCAGCGGCCAACAACGCCAACAAAATCGCCGTTGTGCATGCCTCCGGTGGGGCCCTCCTTTCCCCACAACTCCGTTCCCGCACCTCCATCACAGAGGATGCTGCTCCTGCTCTCGTCCGGCAGCTCCTCTATGACGGCGACCACTCCTTCACCTACTCCCATCTCATCTCAGCCGTCGGTTCACTCACCTCCCAGCTCCTCTCCACCCCTCGACTTCCCTGTCATTACAACAAGCCCAGCCGGAGAATCTTCGGCTTATACATGCCGCCCTCGGCGGAGTACATAGTGTCCGTGCTTTCAGTTTTGAGGTGCGGAGAGGCCTTTCTGCCTCTGGACCCTTCGTGGCCCAAACAAAGGCTACTTTCAGTAATTTCATCGGCCAATGTCGACCTCATCATCGCCTGCAGGACGCCGTTCGGGTTCGAATCCGACTCGAATTGGCTACCCGAGGCCTGCGGTGGTCGCGTTTTGTGGTTCTCAATGGAAGAGCATAAAAATGGAGGAATCGATTGGGATTGGGCGTGCAAATGTGAGAGTGTGAAGGAGAGGCCGTGCTGGTGTTATTTGATGTACACTTCGGGTTCGACTGGGAAGCCGAAAGGTGTGTGTGGAACTGAGCAAGGTCTTTTGAATCGGTTTCTATGGATGCAAGAGTTGTATCCACTGTTTGGAGACGAGATTTTGTTGTTCAAGACAGGGATAAGCTTCGTTGATCACCTGCAAGAGTTTCTTAGCGCTATTCTCACTGGTTGTACTTTGGTTATACCTCCTTTCAATCACCTTAAGCGCAATGTGTTTTCGCTTGTCGATTTTCTACAG GCTTACTTTGTCAATAGACTTACTGCTGTTCCATCACTTATGAGAGCAATCCTTCCTTCCTTACAAGGTCGAGATGATGAGAAGCTTCCAAGGTCGTTGGATTTGTTAGTGTTAAGCGGCGAAGTTTTGCCTTTATCCTTATGGGATATGCTCTCCAAGATGTTACCGAGGACCgcaattttgaatttgtatGGGAGTACTGAG GTGTCTGGTGATTGTACATATTTTGATTGCAAGAGATTGCCATTGATTTTGGCGGCAGACCCACTAACAACTGTTCCAATTGGTATGCCTATTTTTAATTGTGATGTCGTACTTATTGGTGGTGATGATGTATCCAATGAGGGAGAAATTTATGTCGCTGGTGTATGCAATTCTTCTGGATACTATTCTGATTCTATGGTTACTCCTCTGGACACTGTAAGGTTGTCTCAAGATTCTGTTTGTTGCAGTTCTGTAAATGGACATAAAAGTCAATATTATTTTCGGACGGGTGATTTTGCTAAACAGCTTCGTAGCGGTGACTTGGTTTTCTTAGGTAGAAAAGACCGTACAATTAAGCTCAATGGGCAGCGTATTGCTTTAGAGGAAATTGAAGATACAGTGAGGGGACATTCAGAGGTAATTGATGCTGCTGTAATTTTTCATAAAGTTCAAGGGGAACTCATGCTACTCGTGGCATTTATAATATTAAGAGAGGGAATACCCAAGGAAATATTCGGAGCTACCATCAAAAGTTGGATGGCTGACAAACTTCCATTAGCAATGATTCCTGGCCACATTGTTGTTACTGAATCATTTCCAGTATCTTCTAGTGGAAAAATTAACTATGAGTTGTTGGCAGACTCAGTATTTCTTGCAAAGCATGTCGAAGATGGGCTTGGTGACGTTGGGAGCAGCAACCTACTGCAACTAGTAAAAACG GCCTTTAGAGATGTTTTAAGTGTTGAAGAGAtttctgatgatgatgatttctTTACTATGGGTGGAAATTCTATTGCTGCTGCACATCTTTCTAATAATATAGGAGTTGATATGCGATTGATATATTGCTTTCCAAGTCCATCCATGCTTTGTACTGCTCTTTTAGAGAGAAAAGAATCATTGAATATAAATGTCAGTAGAGATGCTAAATCAAAGATGAATCTGGAAGGGGGTAAACCAAGTTTTTTTCATGTTCACTCTGACACTCCTGCTACAGTAAATTTTGATGAGCAGAGGAGATTACTAAGAACTCTTTCTGGAAGAAGTGAAGATAATGCAATTATCTCTAAACGCTTGAAACTGGATTCAAACATAAATGTTGCTGGTGATAGTAGTCCAGCAAATGGGTATCCATGGAATTCTGTGGCAATATGTGCGTCTTGTTCTTTTAGCCGGTGCAACAAAGTTGTGTATGAAGGTGGGTCCGTGGTGAAAGATATTTATCAAGCAACCTGTTCTGTGACGGTCCCGAAAAGTAGAAATGTTCCTATGCAAGAATCATGGAAAGTTTACATGGGATTATGTGTTGATGCATCGCCAATTATTGTTCATAAAGGCCAGGATATCTACTTATTTATTGGATCGCACTCACATAAATTTATGTGTGTTAATGCCAGAAG TGGTTCTGTCCAGTGGGAGATAAAACTAGAAGGACGTGTGGAATGCTCAGCAGCAATTCTTAGTGACTTCACACAG GTTGTAGTTGGATGCTACAGAGGGAAAATATACTTCCTTGATTTTTTGAACGGTAACATCTGTTGGACTTTTCAAACATCTGGTGAG GTAAAGTCACAGCCCGTCATAGACAGTCAGAGACAATTGATCTG GTGTGGATCATATGACCATAACTTGTATGCTCTAGATTACAAAAACCATTGCTGTGTATATCAGCTTCCATGTGGTGGGAGTATCTATGGGTCACCTGCAATTGATGAG ATGAATAATATACTTTATGTGGCTTCTACGAGTGGCCAAATGACAGCCATATCAATTGCG GCATTCCCATTTTCTATTCTGTGGCTGCATGGGCTAGAAGCGCCAGTGTTTGGTTCTCTTGCCATCAATTCTCTGAATGGAAATAGTATGTGCAGTTCATTTGACTGTTTG GTTATATGTTGCTTAGTGGACGGTCATGTTCTCGCATTGGATACAAGTGGATCTGTTATTTGGAGG TATAGAACTGCTGGGCCTATATTTGCTGGAGCCTGCATGTCTTCTGCTCTTCCTTTTCAG GCACTCATATGCTCTCGAGATGGAAGCATCTACTCACTTGAACTG GAAACGGGAGATTTACTCTGGCAATACAATGTTAAGGATCCAATTACTTCATCCGCTTATGTGGATGAGCACTTAAGCTTGGTATCTGATCGATCTAACTTGCCAGACAG gtTGGTTTGTATCTGTTCCAGCTCAGGAAGTGTATATTTGCTTCGGGTTAACTCCGGAGTCGCCAAAGTGGCAAATGAACCGATAGATGTTGAGGAATTTTCCAGACTGGACCTCGCAGGAGATGTATTTTCTTCACCTGTAATGATTGGTGGCAGAATTTTTGTTGGTTGTAGGGATGATTATATACACTGCATTACTGTGAAGGCCTAG
- the LOC117619216 gene encoding putative acyl-activating enzyme 19 isoform X6, with amino-acid sequence MTRNDALNLKPQMISAHKNTHCCISREFSAAAANNANKIAVVHASGGALLSPQLRSRTSITEDAAPALVRQLLYDGDHSFTYSHLISAVGSLTSQLLSTPRLPCHYNKPSRRIFGLYMPPSAEYIVSVLSVLRCGEAFLPLDPSWPKQRLLSVISSANVDLIIACRTPFGFESDSNWLPEACGGRVLWFSMEEHKNGGIDWDWACKCESVKERPCWCYLMYTSGSTGKPKGVCGTEQGLLNRFLWMQELYPLFGDEILLFKTGISFVDHLQEFLSAILTGCTLVIPPFNHLKRNVFSLVDFLQAYFVNRLTAVPSLMRAILPSLQGRDDEKLPRSLDLLVLSGEVLPLSLWDMLSKMLPRTAILNLYGSTEVSGDCTYFDCKRLPLILAADPLTTVPIGMPIFNCDVVLIGGDDVSNEGEIYVAGVCNSSGYYSDSMVTPLDTVRLSQDSVCCSSVNGHKSQYYFRTGDFAKQLRSGDLVFLGRKDRTIKLNGQRIALEEIEDTVRGHSEVIDAAVIFHKVQGELMLLVAFIILREGIPKEIFGATIKSWMADKLPLAMIPGHIVVTESFPVSSSGKINYELLADSVFLAKHVEDGLGDVGSSNLLQLVKTAFRDVLSVEEISDDDDFFTMGGNSIAAAHLSNNIGVDMRLIYCFPSPSMLCTALLERKESLNINVSRDAKSKMNLEGGKPSFFHVHSDTPATVNFDEQRRLLRTLSGRSEDNAIISKRLKLDSNINVAGDSSPANGYPWNSVAICASCSFSRCNKVVYEGGSVVKDIYQATCSVTVPKSRNVPMQESWKVYMGLCVDASPIIVHKGQDIYLFIGSHSHKFMCVNARSGSVQWEIKLEGRVECSAAILSDFTQVVVGCYRGKIYFLDFLNGNICWTFQTSGEVKSQPVIDSQRQLICIELLGLYLLEPACLLLFLFRHSYALEMEASTHLNWKREIYSGNTMLRIQLLHPLMWMST; translated from the exons ATGACGAGAAATGATGCACTAAATCTGAAACCCCAAATGATAAGCGCACATAAAAACACCCATTGCTGCATTTCCCGCGAGTTCTCCGCAGCAGCGGCCAACAACGCCAACAAAATCGCCGTTGTGCATGCCTCCGGTGGGGCCCTCCTTTCCCCACAACTCCGTTCCCGCACCTCCATCACAGAGGATGCTGCTCCTGCTCTCGTCCGGCAGCTCCTCTATGACGGCGACCACTCCTTCACCTACTCCCATCTCATCTCAGCCGTCGGTTCACTCACCTCCCAGCTCCTCTCCACCCCTCGACTTCCCTGTCATTACAACAAGCCCAGCCGGAGAATCTTCGGCTTATACATGCCGCCCTCGGCGGAGTACATAGTGTCCGTGCTTTCAGTTTTGAGGTGCGGAGAGGCCTTTCTGCCTCTGGACCCTTCGTGGCCCAAACAAAGGCTACTTTCAGTAATTTCATCGGCCAATGTCGACCTCATCATCGCCTGCAGGACGCCGTTCGGGTTCGAATCCGACTCGAATTGGCTACCCGAGGCCTGCGGTGGTCGCGTTTTGTGGTTCTCAATGGAAGAGCATAAAAATGGAGGAATCGATTGGGATTGGGCGTGCAAATGTGAGAGTGTGAAGGAGAGGCCGTGCTGGTGTTATTTGATGTACACTTCGGGTTCGACTGGGAAGCCGAAAGGTGTGTGTGGAACTGAGCAAGGTCTTTTGAATCGGTTTCTATGGATGCAAGAGTTGTATCCACTGTTTGGAGACGAGATTTTGTTGTTCAAGACAGGGATAAGCTTCGTTGATCACCTGCAAGAGTTTCTTAGCGCTATTCTCACTGGTTGTACTTTGGTTATACCTCCTTTCAATCACCTTAAGCGCAATGTGTTTTCGCTTGTCGATTTTCTACAG GCTTACTTTGTCAATAGACTTACTGCTGTTCCATCACTTATGAGAGCAATCCTTCCTTCCTTACAAGGTCGAGATGATGAGAAGCTTCCAAGGTCGTTGGATTTGTTAGTGTTAAGCGGCGAAGTTTTGCCTTTATCCTTATGGGATATGCTCTCCAAGATGTTACCGAGGACCgcaattttgaatttgtatGGGAGTACTGAG GTGTCTGGTGATTGTACATATTTTGATTGCAAGAGATTGCCATTGATTTTGGCGGCAGACCCACTAACAACTGTTCCAATTGGTATGCCTATTTTTAATTGTGATGTCGTACTTATTGGTGGTGATGATGTATCCAATGAGGGAGAAATTTATGTCGCTGGTGTATGCAATTCTTCTGGATACTATTCTGATTCTATGGTTACTCCTCTGGACACTGTAAGGTTGTCTCAAGATTCTGTTTGTTGCAGTTCTGTAAATGGACATAAAAGTCAATATTATTTTCGGACGGGTGATTTTGCTAAACAGCTTCGTAGCGGTGACTTGGTTTTCTTAGGTAGAAAAGACCGTACAATTAAGCTCAATGGGCAGCGTATTGCTTTAGAGGAAATTGAAGATACAGTGAGGGGACATTCAGAGGTAATTGATGCTGCTGTAATTTTTCATAAAGTTCAAGGGGAACTCATGCTACTCGTGGCATTTATAATATTAAGAGAGGGAATACCCAAGGAAATATTCGGAGCTACCATCAAAAGTTGGATGGCTGACAAACTTCCATTAGCAATGATTCCTGGCCACATTGTTGTTACTGAATCATTTCCAGTATCTTCTAGTGGAAAAATTAACTATGAGTTGTTGGCAGACTCAGTATTTCTTGCAAAGCATGTCGAAGATGGGCTTGGTGACGTTGGGAGCAGCAACCTACTGCAACTAGTAAAAACG GCCTTTAGAGATGTTTTAAGTGTTGAAGAGAtttctgatgatgatgatttctTTACTATGGGTGGAAATTCTATTGCTGCTGCACATCTTTCTAATAATATAGGAGTTGATATGCGATTGATATATTGCTTTCCAAGTCCATCCATGCTTTGTACTGCTCTTTTAGAGAGAAAAGAATCATTGAATATAAATGTCAGTAGAGATGCTAAATCAAAGATGAATCTGGAAGGGGGTAAACCAAGTTTTTTTCATGTTCACTCTGACACTCCTGCTACAGTAAATTTTGATGAGCAGAGGAGATTACTAAGAACTCTTTCTGGAAGAAGTGAAGATAATGCAATTATCTCTAAACGCTTGAAACTGGATTCAAACATAAATGTTGCTGGTGATAGTAGTCCAGCAAATGGGTATCCATGGAATTCTGTGGCAATATGTGCGTCTTGTTCTTTTAGCCGGTGCAACAAAGTTGTGTATGAAGGTGGGTCCGTGGTGAAAGATATTTATCAAGCAACCTGTTCTGTGACGGTCCCGAAAAGTAGAAATGTTCCTATGCAAGAATCATGGAAAGTTTACATGGGATTATGTGTTGATGCATCGCCAATTATTGTTCATAAAGGCCAGGATATCTACTTATTTATTGGATCGCACTCACATAAATTTATGTGTGTTAATGCCAGAAG TGGTTCTGTCCAGTGGGAGATAAAACTAGAAGGACGTGTGGAATGCTCAGCAGCAATTCTTAGTGACTTCACACAG GTTGTAGTTGGATGCTACAGAGGGAAAATATACTTCCTTGATTTTTTGAACGGTAACATCTGTTGGACTTTTCAAACATCTGGTGAG GTAAAGTCACAGCCCGTCATAGACAGTCAGAGACAATTGATCTG TATAGAACTGCTGGGCCTATATTTGCTGGAGCCTGCATGTCTTCTGCTCTTCCTTTTCAG GCACTCATATGCTCTCGAGATGGAAGCATCTACTCACTTGAACTG GAAACGGGAGATTTACTCTGGCAATACAATGTTAAGGATCCAATTACTTCATCCGCTTATGTGGATGAGCACTTAA